The genomic interval TCGAGGATGGCCGCGGGAGCTGACCATGAGCGGCGTGCAGCAGATCCTGGTCGCGAGGCTCCGCGATCTGCTGGACGGCGTGGGCGCGGTGCGCGAGGTGCCGATGTTCGGCGGGCGGGCGTTCATGCTGGATGACCGCATGGTCGTGAGCGCAAAGCAGTCGGGTGGGCTGCTGGTGCGGGTGCCGCCTGAGCGACACGCGGAGCTGCT from Salinibacterium sp. ZJ70 carries:
- a CDS encoding TfoX/Sxy family protein encodes the protein MSGVQQILVARLRDLLDGVGAVREVPMFGGRAFMLDDRMVVSAKQSGGLLVRVPPERHAELLSRPGAAQATIGADRTMGVGWIEVSHDDISEDADLEFWVDLAVTHRAAQA